The Deltaproteobacteria bacterium genome contains a region encoding:
- a CDS encoding uroporphyrinogen decarboxylase has product MTAVTIQTLFNNACRGQVFEKIPVWLMRQAGRYLPAYQKLKHQASFWDLCSKPDLAAKATLSAVEYLDADAAIIFSDITVIGKAMGLPLHFDPGPKFLKVVRDEQELKQLKTIKPEQDLEYVLEAIDITRAQLDKSISLIGFCGAPFSLAAYMIEGIPNKNWLETKKIIYNEPQLAIKIIDRVTDAIIAHAQAQVKAGCDVIQLFDSNAGELAFDDLEKFALAPARRAIKAIKLTGVPVIYFARNISAQLKQVATVKADVLSIDWQISIATARQKLRSMPLALQGNLDPITLFCSRSEIERRAHAILQQAHGHPGFIFNLGHGVLPLTPPENARHLIEIVHSWRPDK; this is encoded by the coding sequence ATGACTGCTGTAACGATACAGACTCTTTTTAATAATGCGTGTCGTGGGCAAGTCTTTGAAAAAATACCAGTTTGGCTTATGCGTCAGGCTGGTCGATATTTACCTGCTTATCAAAAATTAAAACATCAGGCTTCATTTTGGGATTTATGTTCTAAACCCGACTTAGCTGCAAAAGCTACGCTTAGCGCCGTTGAGTATTTAGATGCAGATGCCGCAATAATATTTAGCGATATCACTGTAATCGGTAAAGCCATGGGTCTGCCACTTCATTTCGACCCGGGCCCCAAATTTCTAAAAGTTGTTCGCGACGAACAAGAATTAAAGCAACTTAAAACTATTAAACCAGAGCAAGATCTTGAATATGTTTTAGAAGCAATTGATATCACTCGTGCCCAACTTGATAAATCCATATCACTTATTGGTTTTTGCGGCGCACCCTTTTCATTAGCAGCGTATATGATTGAGGGGATCCCTAATAAAAATTGGCTTGAAACAAAAAAAATTATCTATAATGAGCCGCAGCTTGCGATAAAAATTATTGATAGAGTAACTGATGCAATTATTGCTCATGCCCAAGCCCAAGTAAAAGCTGGATGTGATGTCATTCAACTTTTTGATTCAAACGCTGGTGAACTTGCATTTGATGATCTTGAAAAATTCGCCTTGGCGCCAGCAAGACGCGCTATAAAAGCCATTAAACTAACAGGAGTACCAGTAATTTATTTTGCCCGAAATATCAGTGCTCAACTTAAACAAGTTGCAACAGTTAAGGCTGATGTACTCAGTATTGATTGGCAAATAAGTATTGCTACCGCCAGACAAAAGTTGCGATCAATGCCACTTGCCCTGCAAGGTAATCTTGATCCCATAACTTTATTTTGTAGTCGTAGCGAAATTGAGCGACGCGCTCATGCTATCTTACAACAAGCTCATGGACATCCGGGCTTCATTTTTAACCTTGGTCATGGTGTACTACCTTTAACACCGCCAGAGAATGCTCGTCATCTAATCGAAATCGTTCATAGTTGGCGACCAGATAAATAA